The Leptodactylus fuscus isolate aLepFus1 chromosome 5, aLepFus1.hap2, whole genome shotgun sequence genome segment TATTTCCTCAGTATTGGGAAGAATTTTTTGATTCTCAGCATTTGATAAACTTCTTCTTTTTATGTGTCATTTTTAAACTCTTGGAAAAATCCCCTAATCTGACGCTGGTAGATTATTTGACCCATATGATTTATAGAATAAATGTAGACGCCAGTAACCTGAACGTCGTCAGTGACAAAGGCTTTATGGCTAAGACTAGGCAGAATTTTTGTAGCCAAATTTTCCCACTTTTATCTATTAAGTGACAGTGGTCGTCTACTAAGTCGTCATCTACTATGTTGTCTACTAAGTTGTTGTCTACTAAGTCGTCGTCTACTAAGTTGTTGTCTACTAAATTGTCATCTACTAAGTCGTCATCTACTAAGTTGTCGTCTACTAAGTCGCTGTCTACTAAGTTGTCGTCTACTAAGTTGTCGTCTACTAAGTCGTCGTCTACTAAGTTATCGTCTACTAAGTCGCTGTCCACTAAGTCGCTGTCCACTAAGTCGTCGTCTACTAAGTCGTCGTCTACTAAGTCGTTGTCTACTAAGTTATCGTCTACTAAGTTGTCGTCTACTAAGTCGTCGTCTACTAAGTCGTCGTCTACTAAGTCGTCGTCTACTAAGTGGTCGTCTACTAAGTCGTCATCTACTAAGTTGTCGTCTACTAAGTCGTCGTCTACTAAGTGGTCGTCTACTAAGTGGTCGTCTACTAAGTGGTCGTCTACTAAGTCGTCATCTACTAAGTCATCGTCTACTAAGTTGCTGTCTACTAAGTTATCATCTACTAAGTCGCTGTCCACTAAGTCGTCGTCTACTAAGTCGTCGTCTACTAAGTCGTCTACTAAGTAGTCGTCTACTAAGTCGCCATCTACTAAGTCATCGTCTACTAAGTTGCTGTCTACTAAGTTGTCGTCTACTAAGTTGTCGTCTACTAAGTTGTCGTCTACTAAGTCGTTGTCTACTAAGTCGTCTACTAAGTTGTCGTCTACTAAGACGTCGTCTACTAAGTTGTCGTCTACTAAGTCGTCGTCTACTAAGTTGTCGTCTACTAAGTCGCCATCTACTAAGTCATCGTCTACTAAGTTGCTGTCTACTAAGTTGTCGTCTACTAAGTTGTCGTCTACTAAGTCGTCGTCTACTAAGTCGTCTACTAAGTTGTCGTCTACTAAGTCGTCGTCTACTAAGTCGCCATCTACTAAGTCATCGTCTACTAAGTTATCGTCTACTAAGTCGTCGTCTACTAAGTCGTCATCTACTAAGTTGTCGTCTACTAAGTCGTCGTCTACTAAGTCGTCTACTAAGTTGTCGTCTACTAAGTCGTCGTCTACTAAGTCGCCATCTACTAAGTCATCGTCTACTAAGTCGCTGTCCACTAAGTCGTCGTCTACTAAGTCGTCGTCTACTAAGTTGTCATCTATTAAGTCATAATCTACATGCAACTCCTGTAGTTTCATAGTTAAAAGTGGAAAACATCACTTTGGGTAAAACTGACCCACTGTATTATGTCTAGTGCAGAGCCTGAGGACACCCATAAACACCCCTTCGATAAAGGGAATGAtagcacccagttgtcaatttagtcATAAATTTCTACGAGGAATAGAAGAATCGTAATATAGTTGATAAGGGTGGGTGAGATACAAGATTtacagtgttgatctagaggaggccatgtaatatcacatgtcCTTTGCAGTTGCTATGTtgcattaaagggcttgtctaaaGTTATCATTTTACTTCTGTTTTTGCATCTCAGAACATTGCCCTTAGTGCGGTCACATGAAATACGACTTGAAATATAAGTGAAAAACTAGTTGCACTATACCAGCCCTTATGTGCCTTACCATATGTGACATTTGTGGTTGGCACCCTCATTGTAGTGCACTGCCGGAAAGTCAAACAATAAATGTTGAGAATGTGCGGTTTACGGGTGGGGGCTATGTGGTAGGGGGGAAAGAACAAGTGTAAAATACAAAAGTTAGTGGCATGTCATGCAAAAATATTAGAGaatctacatatacacacaccaagCTATAGAGAAACCAGTACACGGCCTATAATACAGAGCAACTGtaccttaaaggggaattccaccTACAATGGTATAGGTAGGTCTTATAATAGCGATGGTAGGACTGTAAAAGTAGAGATACATCCACAGGATTGCCCAAAAATGACCCTTTCTAAGCAAATTAGCATAAACTGTAGTGGAGACAATCGTGTAAAAATTGGGACCATTGGTAACTATGCTTGTCTCTGCCATGGTGGAAAAAGGTTCTAAATCCATGCTACATAATATATGGAAGACCATATGGAAGGAGTAAAATTTTAGGGAGATTGTTCATTTATGTCCTAACTACCCGGATGGGGTTAGTATGGCTATGGATTTATCCTTCATCCATGGAACCTCAGTAAGCAAAAATACAGAGACCCCACTACAACTATGAACCTCAAGGTCACCACAAGTGGATCTATGCCCAGATAGTCCCTATAACTTACAAGAATGAACAGTTCAGACATACTTAGGTCTTGAGGTCACCACAAGTGGATCTATTGGCTATGACCACAGAACCCCTATAACGTACAAGAACAAAAAGTTTGGACTTGACCATGAAAGCTAAACAAGGTCTTGAGGTCACCACAAGTGAATCAGTTGTCTAATTTAATCTCTTTAACATACAAGAACAAAAAGTTCAGGCATGTCCATGTAAACTAAACAAGGTAGTAACAGCTTGCTATGAGTTGTTGAGCACTTACACACATGACAtccgatatacactcaccggccactttattaggtacaccatgctagtaacgggttggacccccttttgccttcagaactgcctcaattcttcgtggcatagatacaacaaggtgctggaagcattcctcagagattttggtccatattgacatgatggcatcactcagttgccgcagatttgtcggctgcacatccatgatgcgaatctcccgttccaccacatcccaaagatgctctattggattgagatctggtgactgtggaggccattggagtacagtgaactcattgtcatgttcaagaaaccagtctgagatgattccagctttatgacatggcgcattatcctgctgaaagtagccatcagatgttgggtacattgtggtgataaagggatggacatggtcagcaacaatactcaggtaggctttggtgttgcaacgatgctcaattggtaccaaggggcccaaagagtgccaagaaaatattccccacaccatgacaccaccaccaccagcctgaaccgttgatacaaggcaggatggatccatgctttcatgttgttgacgccaaattctgaccctaccatccgaatgtcgcagcagaaatcgagactcatcagaccaggcaacgtttttccaatcttcaattgtccaatttcgatgagcttgtgcaaattgtagcctcagtttcctgttcttagctgaaaggagtggcacccggtgtggtcttctgctgctgtagcccatctgcctcaaagttggacgtactgtgcgttcagagatgctcttctggctaccttggttgtaacgggtggctatttgagtcactgttgcctttctatcagctcgaaccagtctggccattctcctctgacctctggcatcaacaacgcatttccgcccacagaactgccgctcactggatgttttttctttttcggaccattctctgtaaaccctagagatggttgtgcgtgaaaatcccagtagatcagcagtttctgaaatactcagaccagcccttctggcaccaacaaccatgccacgttcaaaggcactcaaatcacctttcttccccatactgatgctcggtttgaactgcaggagattgtcttgaccatgtctacatgcctaaatgcactgagttgccgccatgtgattggctgattagaaattaagtgttaacgagcagttggacaggtgtacctaataaagtggccggtgagtgtatatggcagGGATATCCTACTGTAAAGTCGTTATCATTGACAGAATCCCGATCAGAAGGTAGTATCACTCTTGTCCTGGTTCTTCTTTTTATGAGTTGGTCACACTTGGTGGGCTCAACATCAAAAAGATCACAATAACATGTTTCATATCATTGTGATGTCTTTGGGCATGTCTAGCTGACATGTCAGAAGATCATAGGAATACCACTTTAAGAAGAGATAATTTCCACCATATGAGAAAGTTCTATGAAAGTGACATGACAGGACGTGTTGCAGTTTATCATATGCGGTAATTATTACTGCCAGGTACACGCTGTCTATGcctttttttttgtctatgtgCACATTGTAGATCTCCACTCCCTGATTCCCCTGCACTTTCTGGCCAGGTGAACCTCCTCCATGCAACaattttatggggggggggggatcagatTTTTATATGGTATGTTTTTCATGTCTTGGCTTTCTCACCGTCTGAGGAAGTTTCTCATAAATGCTTGAAAACGATTTGACCGATGTGATCTAGATAATGAATGTTCATCCCAACAACCTCTAGATCTTCAGTCATAGTTTTCGACCGCACAGACTTTTTGCAACAATTGGTGGTACATCACAAATCTAAGATCTGCTACTTGTAAAccaccctaaggccgggttcacacgggggtgAGGAGGGCCACCTCAGGTtgcggaccaaaatacgggcagctgcgactggatgccgctgcagtgcaccagcatccagtcgcgcactccgctccggattaggcccaaatgaatgggcctagtcgggaggagggagtgtcttcaggtggatgtcgcgaggcgaatctacctgaaagaatgagcatcttgcttctttttgtccaggagccggaacaaatggctcccggaaaaaaagaactgactgtctcccaatgatttcaattggagccgtctttttggtcaggattttgaggtggatacggcctcaaaatcctgaccaaaataccctgtgtgaacttaccctaaggcccggtttacatctgcattcgagCCATTCCGATCCCTTATTCGcattgaaatatgtggagagaaaggtcctgcaagcagcacttttttctctacatttttcgtgcggaaaccaagtggaacacacatggatcccattatagtttttggggtctgttcacacggggcaagttggcagcagattttgacgctcccattgacttcaatggctcccattgacttccatgggagttgCTCACTTAGTTTTTcttctagctagtagcagaaaaaagaagcgagctgctctatcTTGCCGCAGAATTGCCCATTCATTGGGGTCTAATCAATCGCGGAATgacgcgacgggatgccagtgcactgtaccaGCATGCCGTCGCTGCAGCTGCAAAGGCATATGTACACGTCTACatagaactccgtgtgaactagcccttaggtaaccactttttacgcagataggtttctgttcgggggtcccctaagtggactccccaaacacagatgtgaacagggcctaatagTGACTGATAAGAATGTACAGTCTATTACAGCTCCTGCACACTTGTGTCAACTCTACCAGGCCTGAAGAAAACATCATGCTTGGAATATCAGATTAGAGGAGACGAACACTCTACGCTGCAGTGTCGGTGGGGTCCAACACTCTGCAGAGTTCAGACGACTGCTATGGCCTCATCACTGCTTACcagacacagcaccatacattgtatagtggttgtgcctggtattgcagctcagccccattcacttgaatgggactgagctgggaACAGGCCACATGACCGATAACTATTAAGTCGCATGGTTTGATGACTGCTGCCGCTTCAATAAACTGATTGTTGAGGTTGCCGGGTGTCAGATCTGATATCTGATAAAGGTCACACCAACtattaatgggatttacatttctcttcatttAGTTAATTGACACAGCtacctgaaacttttgcacagtgctgtatacGGCAGCTGTTCATTACGCCATACTTGGCCAGGGCAAATCCCGAAGCTGGTGGAAGATATCAACTTCTTCAGAATGGCCAAAAATCTGACCTCCCCCCTACTCTTTGTCGGATTTCTAATACTTTTGATCTGTAGAATGAAGGGATGGTTATAAGCAGGGAAGGCTGAAATAACATTTGCTATGTAATCCCCTTGTTATGCCAGCTTTACCGCGTATAGAGACAACTGTTACAAGGCCGAGACACATGGAGAGCATCTCGGGTTGTACAAACAGAGCAGGACCCCTCAGTAActttagtaatatttatatacccaggttGTAGGATACAGTCAAAAATCCTATAATCCTGCATTAATGGAAACCGAGGAATTCTTAATATTCTATGCGTGAGGTTTCAGATCTGGAAACCTTTATGGCTTGTGATGTTGCCTAAATAGGAGCCCCCGATAATGTCCTACATAAATGCATGAATGAACAGGGAGCTACCAAGCAGTAACGCTCCGTCATCTAAATTTCGCCTGTGTAGCCTAAATATCTGGCAGTTTTCCTCTGGAGGATGAATCAGTGTCTGACAGGAGCCTGTTAAAACAAAGGGCCGAGCCTCGTGGATCTCAAAAAGTAGGAAGTCTAGAAAGTAACACAAAAGAAAGGACACCGCAGAGCTGAGCTGACTATATGTGAGGCAGACAGAGGATCGTAGCCAAAAATTCCAGGTCAGAATTTGTCTCTCCTATTACTTTCTGTGCATTACAGTGGAATCGTCTTAACATTAGAGTGCAAGCTCTGCGGATCATAATTCATGGCTTCCATCATCAGCCTTATAGAACAGACATAGAATTAGCTTAGCTTGTCATATCTGAAATCCTATATTTTGGCATTATTCCATCTGTGTTATATAAATGTCCTCTGTATTGGAGGGTGAGATTCCAAAATTTTAGTACACGCCTCGGATGTACTCGCTCAGCAACTCTTTACTACATAGTTTGCATAAATTTTCCGAGAAAGTAGGtcaaaagtagggttgagcgatcgggattggaaaagatcagattccaatcgtcgatcgagtaaatttcacaatcgcgattggaattccgatcccgatcttttccagcgtgaTCGAGGTAGGAAGTTATCTCAagctcggctcaaccctaaaagtgacttttcccatagagaagcattgattagggtcGAGGatggggatcggaaaagatcggattccgatcggcgatcgagcaaatttcacgattgcgatcggctggaaaatgattggaaattggattttaaaatcgatcctgaaatctcaagatcggctcaaccccagtcaaaaGTTATTCATGAAGTACTGTTATAGACATTGTCCGcatgtatatttttttatggaAATTGAATAGTTTTTGGACTCAAGTAACTCTCttgttttttcatgtagattttaTCGGCATGTGCGGACGGTACATCCGTTAAATGAAGGAACACTGACACGATGTGGAGACCTGGTGGAAATGCAGCAACACAAGATGAACAGATTTTTGGATGAAGCGTCTACAGGGTCACAGTACGTGGGCGTCTGAGTAGAATCCATGCTGAGATAATATACTCCTGGATGTTGCCGACCATACATCTTCTATTGCTCGGATATGACCTTGTCTATAGTTGAGGCCCAGCCAAGGTTCTAAACTTCTGAGAGCTTCGAGAAGACCAGCGGTGAACCATGGATGGTGTAACACATCAGTATCATCTAAGCCGGTTGTACAGGGAATACCAGAACAATAGCGTCATTGCTCTTCATTACAACTACACTGGCAAGTTGAGCACTAGTCGATACAAGGGTGGACTAAAAACTGAGGCTGTGGTCTTTTTGGTAGTCTGCATCCTCATTGTTCTGGAGAACCTCATTGTACTTTTGGCTCTATGGCGTAACAAAAAGTTTCATTCGCCTATGTTCTACCTTCTAGGCAACTTGACTTTGTCTGATCTCCTGGCTGGAGTGGCATACATGGTGAATATTGTATTGTCAGGGGCAAAAACACTCCAACTCACCCCCGTTATGTGGTTTGTTAGGGAAGGGGGTGTCTTTGTTACGttgactgcctccatcttcagcttgcTTGCCATCGCTATAGAACGTCACATCACCATGGTTCGCATGAAGCTCTACAGTGGAGACAAACAAGGACGAATGGCTTTACTTGTAGGCGCCAGTTGGCTTGTCTCTATTTTGTTGGGGGTTCTTCCAATACTAGGATGGAACTGTATCACACAACttccttcctgctctaccatccTACCCCTATATTCCAAGGATTACATAttattttgcatcaccatctttctGGCCATCCTTATCTCCATCGTGGTCCTCTACCTACGCATATATAGGATTGTTAAGATGAACAGTCAACGACTGGGCACGCTACGAAAAGGAGCACTGAAAAAGTCCCAAAAATACATGGCCTTGTTGAAGACCGTTACTATAGTGGTAGGAACCTTCATCGGCTGTTGGCTTCCTCTTTTCGTCCTTCTCCTCTTTGATGTGTCGTGTGAGGTCAACGCATGCCCTGTTCTTCTAAAAGCTGACTATTTTCTTGGTTTGGCCATGATAAATTCTCTTCTAAACCCAATCATCTACACCTTGACCAGCAGAGACATTAGAAGAGCCATTCTGAAGCTGGTCTGCTTCTTCTGTTTCGTCCATGAGGATGGAGAGACCAGAGGGAGATTCGGATTCTTCCCAGTCATTGAACGAAGCACAAGCAAATCTGAAAAGTCATCCCACAAGCAGGAGGGTTTGGAGACAACGGTGTCGTCAGGAAATGGGACTCCTACACCAGTCAAGTGTCTGGTGGCCACCAAAAAGTACTGAGTTGAGGCAAGGTCGAAAAACCATcaaaatatttttgcatttctaAAAGGGAATTATCTGCGCCCGTCTGCTGAATCTTATTTGACTTGGACTGGAAATGATGAATTATGTTGGAAGGTTTTGGGGAAAAAAGCTACAAAACATGTAAAATCAAGAGATGGCAGAGCGTTTGTTTAGTGTAGCCTAGTAGATCACATTAATGACGCCATAGAAATGTAAAGATCCATCAACTGTCCAAGTGGTTCGTAAGAAAGCTGACCTGTAAGCAGTTTGTCCACTTTTATCTGTGTAAGTGCATAGCTATGATAGAGGCAGCTGGAAGTGTAATAGAGCCCCAACCCTTTTGGAGTCATGGTCGTTCCCATGGGTGAACTCATTCCAAAGGCACTTCGATGTTAGCAAACAAGTCAGAGAACAAGTCCCCGGAGGGTTTTGTCATTCTTCTTATTCAACTAAAAAAAGTTGAATCTAGTAGGAAGGCTCCATGAttgaagggggcatggggtggtatTAATCTTTGCCTGGAAGAGTAGAAGAGGGGCATTTATATTTGGGCTGTTGAGTCTTTAGCTCAGGCATGATTATTATATTTGCCAGAGCTAGACATTTAAGATGGCTGAACTTTTATGCCCGACCCTCCCATACAAAGTTATGATAAATTTGACCATGTGCATTCAATAGGGAGGAGGGAAGAAGCAACTAGAAACATCTGGCGGGAGCTTACCTCCCTCAACGGGGGATTTCTAGTCCCCAGGTGTTTTttaatactgatgatctatttgcaggataggccatcagtatctgatcagtgggggtctaacgCCCGGATCCCACACCAACCACTTGATCAGACTGCCTCCAGGTGTTGAAAGCAGAACAAAACATGGCTGGAagctcttattcaagtaataggtgcagagctgcagcgccatccactgtatagttgtggTACTGGGGTATTGCAGTTGTCGGTCTATTTTTTGAAAAAGATCCAAGCTGCTTCTAGTCAAGTCCTGTAACTTCCGGATCAGCTGACTGGTGCAGGGTTTGGTTTTATGAGCCCCCACCAacaggatactgatgacctatcctgtcgataggtcatcagtataaaaaacacTATTGGGAAAGGAAAATCATCAAGCATGTTCAGTTCCAACAAGCCTGATCTTTCCTTCCTCTGACATCTGCCTTCGAGGTATAGTTGACACTCCCACACTCCCATTAAAAGTTCAGCCGGTCTCTTTAAAATCTACAGGTTTGGACGGCGCTCATATAATGTGTTTCAGGTTACAGTCTCTGCACGCCTTATGGTGTAATCATAACATCCGCTGCCAAATGTAGCAATATTGTACCGAAATCTCTTACTGTCTCAACAACAAGCAAGCAGGTGCAAAAAAACCTATAGGTAAATGGACCTTATGGACTTGACTATACAGTTGTCATGTGTCTATAGAATTTCAAGCCTTTACAGACCCCACCGTGGGATTGATGGGGTTAAtgttgtacatttgtatatatgtatatataaaagtgTATAAATTAATAATGTATTAATTGAAACAGCATTAACATCAATGTATAGCGCTccagaaaaagaataaagaaaaataaataaactgcaGTTGTGAAGTAGATGTATCCAAAGATTTGGTTCTCCTTGTGAAGATCTGACTGGTGTTGGGAGTCTTAggtctcgttcacatggggcaagagggagtggattttggtgctgaatcctcctcaaaatccgccccctcacaatagcggtctgtgtagaccgctagcgtccttttttTCGTGAGTGGTTtgctcccgctcacggaaaaaagaagcgagctgccctttcttcaggtggcatCCGCcttgcaacagcaccctccggattaggcccattcatttgggaaacCGCGACTGTCGCgccaggtgcattttggtcctattctgacgcggcttcccgcgtcaaaatcaggaccaaaatacgccctcccgtgccccgtgtgaacggggccttatgaGCAATGATCCCTGGGGAAAGGTTTGCAAGTTAGCTGGACTCCAGAAGGAGGAGAAATgtgtctctagtgccacctataggtagagCCTTGAGTAGAGCCTTGACCATGAAATATCAACCAAACCAAAAAGATCTGTACACAGCTGTCTTGGAGTTCTCACTCTTTGTCTGCAGAGCAGGCTACGGGTTAGCTGAGTATAGCTGACATCTCTAGTCATGTTTCAAGGTTCCTTATTAAAGAGATTGcaccattacagacacttattgcCTATCCACAGCACATGGAGTAAGTGTCCAATCGCTGGAGGCCCAATAACCAGTgtgaaaaccctgtgtgaacccagcctaagaataggtcatcactatggcctgaaTACAAGCTGTATACAATTTGGACCCCCTAGCGGTGGCTGAAAtgtttaggctgtattcacatattTTAGCGGTGTCTAGCTAATTGTTTTACGCTTGAGCCAGACATGACTGAAAACATATTTTTGCTCGGTCTATAACCAGACATAAAAATGTTGCAGCCAGTGTTTCTTTGtctgctacagaaaaaaatctggcaTCAGATACCAGAAACGATCCCAAAGAAAACAATGGGATCAGTTCTGGAATTGCCTGAACTATGTGAACTCTTTACAAGTCTACGTGGGAGATTTATTCATCTAATGGcataaaaaaagtttcaaaactaAGGGTCTAAACACCACTTGTAATGAAAATTGTTGTAACTGGTCTGTGTATGGCACCCTCGCCACTTTCTGGAAATGTAGTGTGGCAAGACTAAGCTGGGAGAGATTGGCCCAGCCAGGTTCATCATCATTTAAGCCAGAAAACTGCAGGCAAATGGCCTGGTGGAGCTGTATTCCTCTCCATAAATTGGGCGTGTCCTCCGCTGGCACCAGAGATATGAAGACCATTGTTGAAaactccagtcttcataaatctccccctgtGTGTGGGGTTGTGTATTACAGAACCCCTACTGACTCCTAGTAAGGAAAATTAGAGTGAATTTTATTTCTGAGTTACAGAGACACACAAATAAAGGAAAAACTTTAAatttcatacaaaaaaaaaaaacatatttgaaaTGTCTGAAGGCaacaaaacacacacatacatatataagaaGGATCCCAATGAGGTCCACAGCAGGGGACACAATATGGAGAATAAATAGAGTTCATAGTACATCAGTCTGAGGCCCGGTTACCATTCTGTGGACAGGAGGCTCCAGAGATAATCACATATGAAGATCTTGGAGTGCTGGGAGCTGTCAATGCTGATGGGCTGAGCGATCTCTCCGCCATAGTGGACTGAAATTAGGCCTAGTTAAGGAAGTAGCCTGGAAGACGTGAAATATGTAGACACCCTACTAAAGTATCTACTAAAAGTAATGTTTTCATTAATTGTATCGCATGACAATGGCTAAAAATTCCAAGAAAGTAAAATTTTGCAAGCAatttttattgggaaaaaaaattgcatggatATTCTTTGCTGCTCATTTTCTAGGGACATTATTCCTTAAACAACTCCTGCTGCAAGGTTTTAGTCtacggccccatgttgtggaaaagcagcagaAGAAGATTCATGAGTTCTTTAAAAAAGCAGAATGTCTATTTTAGCTGCAGAAGAAAACACAGCAAGAACAAGGAAAAAAAGCAGCGGAAAAAAAACTTGCTGCGGTttgttacgtggggccttaaggcGGCCGCAGATGTAAAAACCAAGCATTCACATCTGGAGCACCGCGACTAATGGCTGGAGCTTCCAAATATTAACATTCCAGCCCTAATGCGATATGACATGACCCTTTAGGTACAgtaatattatgaatatatcttGACGCCCCAAAATTTCCCCAAGAAAATTAACGTAGACAACTCTCTCGCGGagacatttttttaatgtttggaaTAATGAAGCAATGGACCTCAATTTTACAATAGTCAGCTTCAACCCAAATGTGTGAGGAACTTATGCAattggtggggtccaacactCAAGAACCCTACAGATCATCTGTTTGAAGAACCCGAGGATCAAGTTGAGACACTGAATGCCAAGGACAGCACCATATATTGCATGGGGGCTGTGcttagtactgcagctctgcccaATTCTATGCACCTTGACTTACCGTGTACTTGGAACCTTATAGAAGTCTATTCTGTGAACATTTGGAATACTAGGCATATACCCTACTCATGCCTGAGGCTCTTCCGAAGGGGTTTCCAATGCTTTGTTTTGTTCCAATatccattgtaatgcattgcattagtgattagaccccctGGGTTGAAAGATCCCTAGTGGGTCTAATAAATGCTATAAAAGGATTAAACATTTATATCAGCCCCCCTTAcatattaggctgcattcacacagagtaacgccaggcgtca includes the following:
- the S1PR5 gene encoding sphingosine 1-phosphate receptor 5, which produces MDGVTHQYHLSRLYREYQNNSVIALHYNYTGKLSTSRYKGGLKTEAVVFLVVCILIVLENLIVLLALWRNKKFHSPMFYLLGNLTLSDLLAGVAYMVNIVLSGAKTLQLTPVMWFVREGGVFVTLTASIFSLLAIAIERHITMVRMKLYSGDKQGRMALLVGASWLVSILLGVLPILGWNCITQLPSCSTILPLYSKDYILFCITIFLAILISIVVLYLRIYRIVKMNSQRLGTLRKGALKKSQKYMALLKTVTIVVGTFIGCWLPLFVLLLFDVSCEVNACPVLLKADYFLGLAMINSLLNPIIYTLTSRDIRRAILKLVCFFCFVHEDGETRGRFGFFPVIERSTSKSEKSSHKQEGLETTVSSGNGTPTPVKCLVATKKY